The DNA region tatatacgATTAGCAATCTAaaatagtgacatttaaattaaatatcgttAAATTTATCCcattaaaagcaaattatgttataatatTACTTATTACTTTTGTAATGGTAATTTGCATGTATTAATTACCCTTTGTTAACAGTGAGCACTACCCGATTGACGATCCCTGTCCACATTGGCCTATAGTTTTCTTTAAATGAAAGGCAAACATTTTTGGATCGATACATTGGCATTGGCTTATAAACCAATCATATAATCATAGATTAGTACAAGTGCTTAGTGTGCATGATGTGCATTTGATACCAGCAAGCATCAtttcttttgtatttttgttttaaaaattattgcTTACGCTCTGAAATACTTGCAACAAATAATAAcgaaaatatcattattattgacAACGGAAGAaaagtatatttatatttgatctctttttaaattttgctATACATATATTTACTTTAGTTTTTTCCCATATTTGACTTTGATTCCATCTAATCTAAtatacaaaatcaaattttctttttcatactaTTCATATGTATATCTtctattttatgtttttcataTTATATAATTTCATATATTGTAATACCAATCATAAATTTACTTAAAAATACTATAAACAAATAGCAAATGtgatttataattatacttTACTAGGCTTATTGATATTTtgtcaattatttatttaaattactataaatatatagtaCTTTATAAACAtaacaataaatttattatgCTCTTATATGTCTTTTTACATAAATGAGCTTTCAACTATCAACTAGATTTTACCAAACACTCATAACTAATCATCTAATAAAATTAGCTAGTTAaatcagttaataaaatcagttaTTCTcagttatatatttttaacttttttttaatattagtcGCATGCTTTAAattattctaatattttttattttgtatgtaatactttctctgttctattatacttgctattttgactttttacacaatccaatgtgttattttgatcatttttctATTAAACTATCTACatctaaaagttataaaaagttaatattataaaagcaTACAATTAGACAATTTAACAATATctcacttaattatgttttttttatacatcaacataatttataaaataaacttaaacgataaataattcttataaccgtaatatagcaagtatttgaaaacaaaaaaaaataaaactaacaatTTCATAGGCATCTTAGAATAGGATCTGGATCATATGGCCAGGACGTGGGAGAGAACTTATGAGAACGGCGAGCATATTGTGGATGCAATGAGAACGTGTGTAGTTGTAATTAGGGGATAAGGTTTGACTCAGCATTCTCCCACTTGCCTGGTCAATGCCAAATCTATGATTGCACGTGATGTATGTCACGTGACcctattttttccttttatttaaatCTCTTCGGGGTATATTTTTCAGTTTCACTGATTTCCAGCCACGTGTTGTTTGGACTTTTGTGGGTTTCTTGTTCTGATCATAGGGCCACTTTCGGTGTAAAATTCACCTCATCATCATTGTAAACCTCCTAATTAAGATAATTTTCGAGGATAAAcgttaattgaataataatgcGTTAAGTAAAGATATTCgaatatataaaatatctaaaataataaatttattttttacaaagaacattaaaaattaaaaattattctaAATCATGCTTCAGTAATGTGCTTACATTGATTAATAATAGAGTTACAAATATCAATATATCATGTACAATGTacattctaataaaaaaaagtataaatcgTACTAACAGTTGATGTGGTATGCTTTCATGTCTTGGAAAAGGAACAAATTTTACGTTTAATGCCGTAAGTCACCTCTTAATGGAAGAATGACATATTGGCAAAAAGGTTGATAGCTTGTTGAACTTTGCTATTAAACAAGGGGAATTTTTGTTTATACTCCTACAAAATAAACTGTAAATGAACAATgctcataataacaataaaactaaattaaagaAGGGTTTTCCATCAACCTAGTGCGATTTCCTCATCTCTCTTACCCCATTTATCTTAAAATACACTACAACTGTTTAATTaagaggtaacttaacttacaACAACTAAATTGCATTTACTTAATGCATATAATGGGAgaactaacttttttttttttttgttaaatgcaTCAAAGCGTTTACTCATAAAAGACCCCATATGTATATACAAACCATGATTGCGCACCCAAGCCTAAGAAAAATGTTCACTTTGAGTTGGGTAATGTAGGTACTATTTCAATTACCAAGCGTCAAAGACGGTCTCTTAAAGCAACCTTAAGGCTGGTTGGTTTGAAGAGCAACATTTCATGTACTTGTATTTTATATCATTCTATATTATAAATCAATGATGTAACTTCACCTTATAGTAGCAAgataaaaagaattaatatgaaattttttactttttttttttaaaaaaagttgcaATCTCAATTTTACTAAAAATgtgtcatttactttttcacgcTATTCAATACACTTATTTAATAATTGCTTATtatacacaataaaatattataaaaagtggatatttctttgcattgagataaatcaaacaaaattttataaaatctcacatgactatattttaatttataaattaagaataaaatacaaattaagaataataagtaaatagtatcaaaaagtaaatgagagaTTTTCAGTGAAAcagaaaaagtaaaattttaagcttttgttcAAATTATTTTGCGAAATAAGCTTCTTTGGTTTGGTATCAATATCAGTGGACAATATTGTTTTTCTAAAAGATTCGAACCAAAAAAAGGCAAGACCCAACatagaaaaaatgttaaaacaatCCAATTGAGTtaaaatactccctcttattcatcttaagtgtcccatttactttatgcactctatccaatgcacttgttcaatccttaatatatcgagttatgtataattaaaaattataaaaagttgatattaataatctttacatcaaaacgaatcaaacaagatcccatatgactatattttaacttatagattaataataaaatgtaatttaagAGTAACAAATAAATAGtatctcaaaagtaaatgggacaactaaaataaataggagggactatgATTTTTCACCGTATATGAAAACACATGGTTTTTACTATTCAGTACTTTAAAGAGCACAATTTTGTTTCAAGTAATTTTAGCCCTAACCCCAATTGAATTTCGAGCAGACTCAAAACCATATCAAGAGGCTGAGAGTGAGAGGGCATCTGAAACAATCGAAAAAGACTGAGAGGTGGTGACGGGTGAGAACCAGAATCAGCAGTATGTGGAGAAGTAGCTGGGGGGTGGTTGTTCTATCAACCTCCATTGCAGTTTCTCCTTCTTGCTGCCGTCCAATTACTGTTTCTTACTATTCCACTTCACGTCTAGTATCTCATCCTCCTGATCTTCTCAAATGGGTTCGCAGGGAAGGAGGCTTTGTTCATCCTTCCATCAAAATTGCCGATGTTCCTTCTTATGGCCTTGGTCTTGTCGCCTCTCATGATATTCCTCAAGGTTCTGATTTAATTGCTCTTCCTCCTCATTTACCTCTTAGATTTGATGAATCCAATGGTGCGTCTTCTTCTGTTTTGACGGATTTGGCTCTACGAATTCCAGGTACATATGTTTTTTCCTCTTGTTTCGTGTAACTGTTTTATGGTTTTTGTGGATTTTTGCCGTTGCTTTGTCTATGTCCTATGGGTTTTGCACATTTTCCGTGCAAAccaagaaagtgaaaaaaaggtAAATGTATACTTTAGGGGGCTTGCCGGATTGGGGAGGAACGGAGAATTTAAGAAAGAGCGATTGATAGCCAAAAATTGAATTGCAGACGGACTAAAAGGGAAATATTGCGAAATCCATGGGACAGGGAATGCATAGTATATTTAGTTATTTACCTAATTGGATATTAATACTTATGTTTGTTTGTTAGGAATGAAAGCATAAGAGAAGATATATTCTTGTAAAGGCAATATTTTAGCATTATCATATAAGAGTGTACTCATCTGTCAATTTCCCCATTAATTTCACAATTTTATGCTTTTGTAGATGTTTAATTTAGAAAGAACATGACAAAATATTTGAATGTGTGGATGAGAAATGACTGCTGTTTAAGTGCCATTGTAGCCCACACGTGAGTTGTCTCGGAGAAAGAGAAAAGAGTATACCCCTATATAAACTTGAGGAGTAATCCTACCATCAATTTGTTTTAGTAGTAAACCACCTTTGGGTGTATGTGATTACCTTTTCTCTTGTTTTGGTTGACTAGACCCACTTCTTAAATTCTATCAACAGGAGAATGGGGAGTTACTTCTAGAATAggaaatataacaaatttagcGGGATGAATGAGAATCAAAGGGTAGTTGTAGCAATTTCAGTGGAATAAGGGCGTATTATTGAAAGCTTAAATAACATTTAGTGTGCACATATGCTTCCGGCTATGACTCGAACTTAGTGTGCACATATGCTTCCGGCTATGACTCGAACTAACCCCCACCCCCACAAATGTCGTGAAATTCACCTTTTTCTTGATGGCGAGGGAGTAATCGTTTTTAGATTGAGTGAAGCGTTTTAATCACAATACAATAGCAAGCTTAGCAAATACTTGCCTTGAAGCCTTCATGAAATCAATTACAGAATTGTTATGTTTGTAAACTTGATTTGTTGCGCAAGAAAAAACTACATCCATAATAGGGTGTTAACAAATGTACACTAACTTGGATTGGTTGTTAACGCAAGACCACATCTAATAGTGGTTATGTAATAGTGTGAGTTTCACTTTTAGAATACAAACAGATTGTGATGAGTGTGAGGATTGTAGCCTTGTAGGGTCTTGTAGAATATAGTTGTTGAGTATGTTGCATTTGAGTTTCTTTCTTTTGAAAGAAAGTTGAATTAGAAACATTGTATCGTCTTAAGCCTATACCACTATCTCGAATGTTTCTGGTCGCCTGGAGTCTCTGAGGCGttttattaaattaagttttaGGGATTTTGGTTGCTAGAGTGAGGCAAGATTACTCTTGTATTAACCAGCACAGTTAGACCTTTCATTGACAAGAGAAATGGGGCTTCTTGAAATGAGTATTCGCGGTAGATAACCTTTTTGGGGGAATTGGGTTggtaatttttgttaaattatcaCATCATATATTTTGTGTTGATTAGAACtaacttttttgttattttgagcCTACTTTTCAATTATAGTGAACTACCATTAGGCTAATACTATATATGGACTTGAATATTAGGCTTTCTAAGATATCATTGTAGGCAGATAAGGTAGCTAGGATGTATATCTTAaaggatagaatttaaaatgtaaaCATAATAAGGGGTTGTGGAGCTGCAAAGAAGACAAACAAAAACCGTTTGTGTTGTTTTGGTCATGTTCAAACAAGACCGAAAAATGCATGAAGAATTGGGATTTGCACATGCTATTGTAGCATATAGGAATGAATGAATACTGGAGAATTTGTAGATGATTTTTCATATTGATTTGTTATGCTCTGACCACCAATACTAACCTTATTATAATTTGGTAATCATTACTATATGGGTGCTACCAACATTGATGGTCCTTATGACAAACTTTGTTTATATAATTGAAGGTGTTTATATCTACTTGTTTGcctatttatataaattaacgTTAAAATCAACACTTTATTTGAAGAAGATACCTACCAAcctaaaagattaattttctatAAGTGAAAATATTGAAAAGAATGCCATTTATCTTCTAGCCCATTAGTCGAATTAAGATCTCATTTCCGTGGTATGTTctatgcttttgatttcgttgGTTCTATTAAGTCGTCTTTGAgctatccaaaaataaattcagTTACTCTCCAATCACAATTATTTGTATTAGGGTTGTAAGGTTTGTATCACATGGAAATGAGTTTTAAGATGGTTTTAGTGCAAGATATGATTTGGGAGATTGCAATCAAGATATAAAGATTCAAGAGGATCTATTGGTTAGGTAACATCACAATCAATATGGATATAAAAGCCTTATTATTATTgactaatataatttatacacattaaattcaattaaattacTGATTTAGGATAGAGGATTTATTGGTTTGCTAACACTATTCAAGCAAATAACATTCAAGCAAAATGAAGTCTGATTCTAAATATTTCTAATCATCAATATTCTGCATATCATAATTAGAACTGGTGTGCTACTCACAATCCAATTACAAAACAACCTGACTTTGGAATAGGTATAGCAAAGAGAAGTATTGCAATTTGTAACAATTATGTAAAAGTATTCTCTAGCAATTCAAGCACTAACTCATAAATTCAAACCTAAAACCATACAATAATCAAAGTGCATCAAGTCATAGAGGTTCTTACAATGAGTAATAAAAGGTTTTCAATCAATTCTCCCCTAGAAATATGCTTTAAGCTTCAAGCTCCATATATAtggaagataaaaaataaactaataaagaaGCAGACTAGAGTATGGAAGATAAAAATCCGATGAATGGATTTGCAATTGAAATGCTTGATGGTTTCCGTTATGAGTATCGCCTTCCAGGCCTCTCATGTTATCTAAATTAAAACAATGAATTTTTGAGAAAGTAGAAATAGCCTTCTAGCTACAGGTCAAATAAATGTGAAGAGACATTTTCCATTTttgtttttactattttatagTTGCAATTTGAGAAAGTAGAAATAGCCTTCTAGCTACATGAGTATTGCCTTCCTGGCCTCTCATGTTATCTGAATTACAAGATATGATTTTTTGCCAACATAACTTCATTTTCCCAACACATTTTATTAAAAGAGCACcatatatttacaaatttttccCAAAATGTAACATGATTCCGTCTTTTTATATGTACCCCTCTCTCTCAATAAATGTGAAGAGACAttttccacttttttttttttcaatcttttttaaatttttttaatggttGCAATTTATGATTATCAAAGCACTTATTCATTACTCccaacaatcaataattacaCAACATTAGAATCTTTAAATACTCTTTTTACCATCATTGGTTTCTTCCCATATTCCAAATAAGAACAAATATAAATCCTCCTCTATCCATATTTATCGATAGAAAATTGACTAGTTTATTGCTAGTTGAGCTATGCAATCATAGTTATAAATTTTCTggttcaaaatttttaattggaGGTTTGAGGCGTGTTGTGTCCGCAATCAAACATATTTTGCACCTTTGTTGATCGCACAAGTTTGcgtgatttgatttttattgctgTCTGGAACACTTGAGAGTGTTCAGTTCACTTGTACTGTAATAGTGTAACGTCTCACTCTGCTTGATGTATTATATGTCTGTGTTAGTAGTACCAACACCATCTTCGTCAAACTTCTTCTCACTCCCACCAAAATTCTTTCTTGACATTGGTACGCCCTATTGTAGTTTTGTTAGGATTCCCATTTAACTGCATTAGGTAGTAACCACTTTCTTTAATTAGGGTGAACTGAATTTTGAAAATGAGTAAATTAGACACTGGAGCATTTGGCAGAGGAGCTCTGGGCTATGAAGTTGGGTCTGAAGCTTCTGCAAGAAAGAGCGAAAACTAGCTCATTTTGGTGGCCATACATCAGCAATCTTCCTGAAACATACAGCGTTCCAATCTTCTTTGACGGAACAAATATACAAAAATTGCAGTATGCTCCTATTGTTAATCAGGTACTGGTACAAGATATTTGGGAAAAATCTTAACTTATCTGTATGGATTGCAACTTGTCTTGTACTCTTCTCATGTTGGTCTCCTTTAAAAATCTGAAATTTGTTTCTGTTTCTGTTATAGGTAAATAAGAGATGTCGATTTCTTCTTGACTTTAAGCACCAAGTGGAGGAGGCAGTTGCAAACTTGGAGAAAGAAGATCATCCTTTTGGAGGTCAAGATATAGATTCGTCTGCCCTCGGATGGGCTATGGCAGCTGTATCATCCAGGGCATTTCGCTTGTACGGAGATAAGCACTCTGAGAATATCCATGAATATGTCCTGATGTTGTTGCCTTTGATCGATATGTGCAACCACAGCTTTAATCCAAATGCTAAGATTTTTCAGGGTCAACACAATGCAGAAAATGCAAAGATGCTAGTGAAGGCAGGTTACTCTCACTCGATCAGATTAGTTTTTTGTATGATACATCATTAAGAACAACAAGGAGGTTGTTTCTGGTTGAGCCTTGATTTTAAGCATTGTCTGCAAGTTCACATAAACAAGAACTACAAATGATTTGAGTCATTTTATTGTAGTCCATTATAATTCCGAACCGAAGAATTATATATCTTTGGCTTCTTGAGAACTGAAATTAATTCATTAtgttatacattttttttaagaaaacatGTCACTTCTCCATCTCCCCTTAAACTCACCGTCTTTTCTGCTCAGTCAGCGTACTCAAAGCGATGTGCAGTGGGAAACAGGGTGACAAACCGGCTTATAATGGTGTAAGCCAAGTCTgatcttttaaatttatgtgACTGCTTGCAGGTTGTGGCAGAAAACGATATCAAAAGGGATGATCCACTGGAGCTCAACTATGGGAATATGAACAATGACTTATTCCTTTTAGATTACGGATTTGTTATGGTTCCTAACCCTTACGACCAAATTGAGCTCCGTTATCATCCATCGCTTTTAGAAGCTGCTAATGTTACCGTCGGGATAAATTCCCCTTGTTTTTCCTCCCCAACTTCATGGCAGAGTGAATTCTTGTCAGCTTTAAAATTAGATGATCAAGATTCATGGGCGTCTCCAAATCTAAAGGTATAttcttttctctttatttttattgatagcATTAATGCCTATCGGATGTCCGACAATTATATATTGACAATTAATGGATTCCATCAGTTATATTGAATGATTGACAAATTACGTTATTTTCATCATCGACCGTAGAAAAAATTCCCGAAAATGGAGTGGGGAGAAAACGAAATTTCATAAACGACTCAATTGTTTTGAGTTTTTAAGTTCTCTAACCACACGTTTGAAAAAACTTTAAGATTTTCTCAATGCTTGAAATATCATTTCTGATATGTATATCCTTCCTGTCGTCTCCTTTTAAAGGTAACGTTGGGTGGTCCAGATCTGGTGGATGGTCGAATCTTGGCTGCTTCACGAATCCTTAATGCAAGTCATTTGAAA from Amaranthus tricolor cultivar Red isolate AtriRed21 chromosome 3, ASM2621246v1, whole genome shotgun sequence includes:
- the LOC130807502 gene encoding uncharacterized protein LOC130807502, yielding MWRSSWGVVVLSTSIAVSPSCCRPITVSYYSTSRLVSHPPDLLKWVRREGGFVHPSIKIADVPSYGLGLVASHDIPQGSDLIALPPHLPLRFDESNGASSSVLTDLALRIPEELWAMKLGLKLLQERAKTSSFWWPYISNLPETYSVPIFFDGTNIQKLQYAPIVNQVNKRCRFLLDFKHQVEEAVANLEKEDHPFGGQDIDSSALGWAMAAVSSRAFRLYGDKHSENIHEYVLMLLPLIDMCNHSFNPNAKIFQGQHNAENAKMLVKVVAENDIKRDDPLELNYGNMNNDLFLLDYGFVMVPNPYDQIELRYHPSLLEAANVTVGINSPCFSSPTSWQSEFLSALKLDDQDSWASPNLKVTLGGPDLVDGRILAASRILNASHLKTVSESELPTLQSLSAEAPFGISNELAALRTIIGLCMLILQNFPTNITEDAALLKEGVSGISEELAIRFRMEKKSVIVNVMREMSNRVKLLQQRANESAVSA